In Solanum pennellii chromosome 7, SPENNV200, the following are encoded in one genomic region:
- the LOC107024939 gene encoding uncharacterized protein LOC107024939 encodes MSRDSTVSSLSMVKCQCGIVTRIFTAFTPTNAGRRFYKCANPNGYKFAYWKWVDDPLHPRVANLIHNLKKENDNLHRENKFLETKMADIEKYLASEIEEKCERLNEEVVIDNENVVIDKSKTKLIKYGL; translated from the exons ATGAGTCGGGACTCGACTGTTTCAAGTCTGTCGATGGTAAAATGTCAATGTGGTATTGTGACGAGGATTTTCACGGCTTTCACTCCAACTAATGCTGGAAGACGCTTTTATAAGTGTGCTAATCCCAAT GGTTATAAATTTGCTTATTGGAAATGGGTTGATGATCCGCTCCATCCTAGAGTTGCAAATCTAATCCACAATTTAAAGAAGGAAAACGATAATCTTCATCGTGAAAACAAATTTTTGGAGACGAAGATGGCTGATATTGAAAAGTATTTGGCAtctgaaattgaagaaaaatgtgAACGTCTAAATGAAGAGGTTGTTATCGATAATGAAAATGTTGTTATCGATAAGTCTAAGACAAAGTTGATCAAATATGGATTGTGA
- the LOC107024081 gene encoding cytidine deaminase 1, giving the protein MDQLKFVVEASEADSITQKLGLPSVHHLLPLLVQPAQTLARPPISNYHVAAVGLGSDGRVFLGVNLEFPGLPLHHSVHAEQFLITNLAVHLCPRLVAFAVSAAPCGHCRQFLQELRNSSDLQIHITSQHQNNPDVIFEPLREILPNPFGPFDLLDDETPLLLERHNNGLILSYEINHDGDLCNGFSDDDLKSGKTLSNGFYKLTETESTLLRIAALGGANNSHAPYSECPSGVAIMDCDGKIYKGSYVESAAYNPSLGPVQAALVAFVAEGGGGYERIVAAALVEKEGAKVRQEDTARIFLKLVSPKCDLKVFHCCVAAENGCKKD; this is encoded by the coding sequence ATGGATCAACTAAAGTTTGTGGTGGAAGCCTCTGAGGCTGACTCCATTACCCAAAAACTTGGCCTACCTTCTGTCCACCACCTCCTCCCTCTCTTGGTTCAACCCGCACAAACCCTTGCCCGCCCACCCATCTCCAACTACCACGTCGCCGCCGTTGGCCTTGGCTCCGACGGCCGTGTATTCCTCGGCGTTAACCTTGAATTTCCTGGATTACCCCTTCATCACTCTGTTCACGCTGAGCAGTTTCTCATCACTAACCTTGCTGTTCACCTCTGCCCCCGCCTCGTTGCATTTGCTGTCTCCGCCGCCCCTTGTGGCCACTGCCGACAGTTCCTTCAAGAACTCCGTAATTCTTCCGATCTCCAAATCCACATCACATCTCAACACCAAAACAATCCAGATGTCATATTCGAACCTTTGCGTGAGATTCTCCCTAATCCATTTGGTCCATTCGATCTCCTTGATGACGAAACTCCTTTACTCCTCGAGCGACATAACAACGGTTTAATCCTGTCCTATGAGATTAATCACGATGGAGATCTATGCAATGGGTTTTCAGATGACGATTTGAAATCGGGAAAAACTCTGAGTAATGGGTTTTATAAATTGACAGAAACAGAGAGTACCCTTTTAAGGATTGCAGCTTTAGGAGGTGCTAATAATTCACACGCACCTTACAGTGAGTGTCCATCAGGGGTAGCAATTATGGATTGTGATGGGAAGATCTATAAAGGTTCTTATGTGGAATCTGCTGCTTATAATCCAAGTTTAGGACCAGTGCAGGCGGCATTGGTGGCTTTTGTGGCTGAAGGAGGTGGTGGGTATGAGCGAATAGTGGCGGCGGCTTTGGTGGAGAAGGAAGGGGCAAAGGTAAGGCAAGAGGACACTGCTAGGATCTTTCTGAAATTGGTTTCTCCTAAATGTGACTTGAAGGTTTTCCACTGCTGTGTTGCTGCTGAAAATGGTTGTAAAAAGGATTGA